A region from the Pectinophora gossypiella chromosome 29, ilPecGoss1.1, whole genome shotgun sequence genome encodes:
- the LOC126379369 gene encoding lysosomal alpha-mannosidase-like isoform X3 — MLIPILLLVAGLVSGSPVLDLITPRHGETCGYESCTQAEDGVLNVHIVPHTHDDVGWLKTVDQYYYGSANSIQVAGVQYILDTVVKELWANPKRRFIYVETFFFWKWWVRQSDDVRHKVHVLVRQGRLQFVGGAWSMNDEAAAHYHSTVDQFTWGLSKLNQTFGPCGMPRVGWQIDPFGHAREFASLLAGMGYDGLFLGRIDYQDKMHRKREKHMEMLWRGDDDLGKSSDLFTGVLYNTYSPPPGFCFDILCRDEPIVDDPDSPMFNVDERVSTFLNICTTMSEAYASKNILITMGEDFQYQQASMWYKNLDKLIEYVNLKAAKDGLNVKLFYSTPDCYLKAVNDANPILPVKQDDFFPYASDSNAYWTGYFTSRPTTKYFEREGNSYLQMVKQLQVLAGLEDHNMFVLNELKGAMGIMQHHDAITGTEKQHVTHDYVRLLDAAIEDAITIARQAFNKMIQGDALKPPILSYDRCRLNESSCHTSEQSQQFVVTVYNHLAWQVNEPIRIPVLDGNYAVYAPNGDLIVSQLVDIPEAVKRLPSRKSSATHEIVFIAHLHPLSYKNFYVTKKHKITKRNIDLSENKKRKNEFYNDINDYWKKMNEKSFIDLKAIEDNIGSFNNVYKDDVKVPEEPIFIKNGGDSGRDFKDFNIDVMKDSKSSYNPDTEQLEEIIKEARRLIEDAKHTSARGRAAVFPKLNDDEMRMLADDPGVVDHFPETLFVQNKHMKLEVNGTSGQIILISQPDGTDIKYNIKFYYYPACVGDNWIAERRSSGAYIFRPNGTNPTEVPTSYVKGASGPVVDELRSDNNDSVANTVRVYKDLNFIENDWVVGPIDISDDVGKEFIVRYITDIVNNGEFYTDSNGRQMLKRKLFQRPQWNVSLAEPVSGNYYPVVNKITIEDDKAKIAVLTDRSEGGSALTEGQVELMLHRRLLHDDAFGVGEALNETEYGKGMVVRGRHRIFLSKPDSKSSHIEEKKLVLQFDLQPQVFISDAKDLSLNDWKKLKNSFAWANGLQEGLHLLTLEPWFGSTLLLRLENYLEIADREDTSIKIDLQSIFKCIKVKSYRETTLAANHWISDVKKWNWRTKDGFAKSFNEAYGNANVTKSRNEIYGNQDDGSKITIRAKQIRTFIVDYELM; from the exons ATGCTGATACCAATACTCCTGCTGGTGGCAGGCCTGGTCTCCGGGTCTCCGGTCCTCGACCTGATCACCCCGAGACACGGAGAGACCTGCGGCTATGAG AGCTGCACACAAGCTGAGGACGGCGTTTTAAATGTCCACATTGTGCCGCACACGCATGACGACGTCGGCTGGTTGAAGACCGTCGACCAATATTACTATGGCA GTGCCAATAGCATCCAAGTGGCTGGTGTCCAGTATATTTTGGATACTGTTGTTAAGGAACTGTGGGCAAACCCTAAACGAAG ATTCATATACGTGGAGACTTTCTTCTTCTGGAAATGGTGGGTGCGTCAGTCCGACGACGTACGACATAAG GTTCACGTGTTAGTGCGTCAGGGGCGGCTCCAGTTCGTTGGTGGCGCGTGGAGTATGAATGACGAAGCTGCAGCCCACTACCACTCCACTGTCGACCAGTTCACATGGGGCTTGAG CAAACTGAACCAGACATTTGGGCCGTGCGGTATGCCCCGTGTGGGGTGGCAGATCGACCCATTTGGCCACGCGAGGGAGTTCGCCTCTCTTTTAGCTGGCATGGG GTATGATGGGCTGTTCCTTGGCCGTATCGACTACCAGGACAAAATGCATAGGAAGAGGGAGAAACATATGGAGATGCTGTGGCGAGGAGACGATGACCTTG GTAAATCGTCAGATTTGTTCACTGGCGTTCTCTATAACACGTACTCCCCACCGCCGGGCTTCTGCTTCGACATACTCTGTCGTGACGAGCCCATCGTCGACGACCCGGACTCACCCATGTTCAATGTCGACGAGAGG GTATCAACTTTTCTGAACATCTGTACGACGATGTCCGAAGCATATGCGTCGAAGAACATTCTCATCACCATGGGCGAAGACTTCCAGTACCAGCAGGCCTCCATGTGGTACAAGAACTTAGACAAACTCATCGA aTATGTTAACTTAAAAGCAGCCAAAGATGGGCTTAATGTTAAATTGTTCTATTCTACGCCCGATTGTTATCTTAAAGCTGTCAATGATGCCAA CCCGATCCTACCTGTGAAGCAAGACGACTTCTTCCCGTACGCCAGCGACTCAAACGCGTACTGGACAGGCTACTTCACCTCCAGACCAACCACTAAATATTTCGAGAGAGAGGGCAATAGTTATCTTCAG ATGGTGAAACAACTTCAAGTGCTGGCGGGCTTGGAAGATCACAACATGTTCGTTTTGAACGAATTAAAAGGAGCCATGG GTATAATGCAGCATCACGACGCCATTACCGGCACGGAGAAGCAACACGTAACCCACGATTACGTCAGGCTGTTGGACGCGGCCATAGAGGACGCTATCACCATAGCTAGACAGGCTttcaa CAAGATGATCCAGGGTGACGCCCTCAAGCCGCCCATCCTCAGCTACGACCGCTGTCGGTTGAACGAGTCCAGCTGCCACACATCAGAACAGAGCCAACAGTTTGTT GTAACAGTGTACAACCATTTGGCGTGGCAAGTGAATGAACCCATCAGAATCCCTGTTTTGGATGGAAATTATGCTGTTTATGCGCCCAATG GCGATCTAATAGTATCCCAGCTAGTTGACATACCGGAAGCAGTGAAACGGCTGCCTTCAAGAAAATCTTCGGCTACCCACGAAATAGTTTTCATAGCTCACCTCCACCCACTCTCATACAAAAACTTCTACGTCaccaaaaaacacaaaataacaaaaagaaacatcgatttatctgaaaataaaaaacgtaAGAACGAATTTTACAACGACATTAATGACTATTGGAAGAAAATGAACGAAAAATCTTTTATTGACCTCAAAGCTATCGAAGACAATATTGGGAGCTTCAATAATGTTTACAAAGATGACGTGAAGGTACCTGAAGAGccgatttttattaaaaatggcGGCGATAGTGGAAGGGATTTCAaggattttaatattgatgttATGAAAGATAGCAAGAGTAGTTATAACCCTGATACAGAGCAGTTGGAGGAAATTATCAAAGAAGCAAGAAG ACTTATAGAAGACGCCAAACATACGTCAGCTCGCGGCCGAGCTGCCGTGTTTCCCAAGCTGAATGATGACGAGATGAGGATGTTGGCTGATGACCCTGGAGTCGTCGACCACTTCCCGGAGACTCTCTTTGTGCAGAATAAG caTATGAAGCTCGAGGTGAACGGTACGTCGGGCCAAATAATCCTTATTTCTCAACCGGACGGCACCGATATAAAATACAACATCAAATTCTATTACTACCCAGCCTGCGTTGGCGACAACTGGATCGCTGAAAGGCGGTCTTCTGGAGCTTATATCTTCAGACCCAACGGCACCAACCCTACTGAGGTCCCGACCTCGTACGTGAAAGGTGCTTCAGGACCTGTGGTTGACGAACTAAGGTCCGATAATAACGATTCAGTAGCCAACACCGTTAGGGTCTATAAAGACTTAAACTTCATTGAAAACGATTGGGTTGTGGGCCCTATCGACATTAGCGATGATGTAGGCAAAGAATTCATTGTTAGGTATATAACTGATATTGTGAACAACGGGGAATTTTATACAGACTCCAATGGAAGACAGATGTTGAAGAGGAAGTTGTTTCAGAGACCGCAATGGAATGTCTCCTTAGCCGAGCCTGTATCCGGGAATTACTATCCTGTTGTCAATAAAATTACTATCGAAGATGATAAAGCGAAAATTGCAGTTCTTACAGACAGGTCAGAAGGTGGGTCGGCCTTAACGGAAGGCCAAGTGGAACTCATGCTTCACAGAAGACTGTTGCACGACGATGCTTTTGGCGTAGGAGAGGCGTTGAATGAAACGGAATATGGCAAAGGCATGGTTGTTAGAGGGAGACACAGAATCTTCTTATCGAAGCCCGACAGCAAATCAAGTCacatagaagagaagaagttgGTGCTACAGTTCGATTTACAGCCTCAAGTTTTCATATCTGACGCTAAAGATTTGTCGCTAAACGATTGGAAGAAACTTAAAAATTCTTTTGCTTGGGCGAATGGGCTGCAAGAAGGCTTGCACTTACTGACTCTGGAGCCTTGGTTTGGCAGCACTCTGCTGCTGCGTTTGGAAAACTATTTGGAAATCGCCGACAGAGAGGACACGTCGATAAAAATAGACCTACAGTCAATCTTTAAGTGTATAAAAGTGAAATCTTACAGAGAAACAACATTAGCGGCTAATCATTGGATAT
- the LOC126379369 gene encoding lysosomal alpha-mannosidase-like isoform X2 produces MLIPILLLVAGLVSGSPVLDLITPRHGETCGYESCTQAEDGVLNVHIVPHTHDDVGWLKTVDQYYYGSANSIQVAGVQYILDTVVKELWANPKRRFIYVETFFFWKWWVRQSDDVRHKVHVLVRQGRLQFVGGAWSMNDEAAAHYHSTVDQFTWGLSKLNQTFGPCGMPRVGWQIDPFGHAREFASLLAGMGYDGLFLGRIDYQDKMHRKREKHMEMLWRGDDDLGKSSDLFTGVLYNTYSPPPGFCFDILCRDEPIVDDPDSPMFNVDERIQDFLWVVDRMSDSYQTNNILVTMGDDFNYQNADMWFNNLDKLIQYVNLKAAKDGLNVKLFYSTPDCYLKAVNDANPILPVKQDDFFPYASDSNAYWTGYFTSRPTTKYFEREGNSYLQMVKQLQVLAGLEDHNMFVLNELKGAMGIMQHHDAITGTEKQHVTHDYVRLLDAAIEDAITIARQAFNKMIQGDALKPPILSYDRCRLNESSCHTSEQSQQFVVTVYNHLAWQVNEPIRIPVLDGNYAVYAPNGDLIVSQLVDIPEAVKRLPSRKSSATHEIVFIAHLHPLSYKNFYVTKKHKITKRNIDLSENKKRKNEFYNDINDYWKKMNEKSFIDLKAIEDNIGSFNNVYKDDVKVPEEPIFIKNGGDSGRDFKDFNIDVMKDSKSSYNPDTEQLEEIIKEARRLIEDAKHTSARGRAAVFPKLNDDEMRMLADDPGVVDHFPETLFVQNKHMKLEVNGTSGQIILISQPDGTDIKYNIKFYYYPACVGDNWIAERRSSGAYIFRPNGTNPTEVPTSYVKGASGPVVDELRSDNNDSVANTVRVYKDLNFIENDWVVGPIDISDDVGKEFIVRYITDIVNNGEFYTDSNGRQMLKRKLFQRPQWNVSLAEPVSGNYYPVVNKITIEDDKAKIAVLTDRSEGGSALTEGQVELMLHRRLLHDDAFGVGEALNETEYGKGMVVRGRHRIFLSKPDSKSSHIEEKKLVLQFDLQPQVFISDAKDLSLNDWKKLKNSFAWANGLQEGLHLLTLEPWFGSTLLLRLENYLEIADREDTSIKIDLQSIFKCIKVKSYRETTLAANHWISDVKKWNWRTKDGFAKSFNEAYGNANVTKSRNEIYGNQDDGSKITIRAKQIRTFIVDYELM; encoded by the exons ATGCTGATACCAATACTCCTGCTGGTGGCAGGCCTGGTCTCCGGGTCTCCGGTCCTCGACCTGATCACCCCGAGACACGGAGAGACCTGCGGCTATGAG AGCTGCACACAAGCTGAGGACGGCGTTTTAAATGTCCACATTGTGCCGCACACGCATGACGACGTCGGCTGGTTGAAGACCGTCGACCAATATTACTATGGCA GTGCCAATAGCATCCAAGTGGCTGGTGTCCAGTATATTTTGGATACTGTTGTTAAGGAACTGTGGGCAAACCCTAAACGAAG ATTCATATACGTGGAGACTTTCTTCTTCTGGAAATGGTGGGTGCGTCAGTCCGACGACGTACGACATAAG GTTCACGTGTTAGTGCGTCAGGGGCGGCTCCAGTTCGTTGGTGGCGCGTGGAGTATGAATGACGAAGCTGCAGCCCACTACCACTCCACTGTCGACCAGTTCACATGGGGCTTGAG CAAACTGAACCAGACATTTGGGCCGTGCGGTATGCCCCGTGTGGGGTGGCAGATCGACCCATTTGGCCACGCGAGGGAGTTCGCCTCTCTTTTAGCTGGCATGGG GTATGATGGGCTGTTCCTTGGCCGTATCGACTACCAGGACAAAATGCATAGGAAGAGGGAGAAACATATGGAGATGCTGTGGCGAGGAGACGATGACCTTG GTAAATCGTCAGATTTGTTCACTGGCGTTCTCTATAACACGTACTCCCCACCGCCGGGCTTCTGCTTCGACATACTCTGTCGTGACGAGCCCATCGTCGACGACCCGGACTCACCCATGTTCAATGTCGACGAGAGG ATACAGGACTTCCTATGGGTAGTGGATAGAATGTCGGACTCCTACCAGACGAATAACATCCTTGTGACAATGGGAGACGACTTCAATTACCAAAACGCGGACATGTGGTTCAATAACTTAGACAAATTGATCCA aTATGTTAACTTAAAAGCAGCCAAAGATGGGCTTAATGTTAAATTGTTCTATTCTACGCCCGATTGTTATCTTAAAGCTGTCAATGATGCCAA CCCGATCCTACCTGTGAAGCAAGACGACTTCTTCCCGTACGCCAGCGACTCAAACGCGTACTGGACAGGCTACTTCACCTCCAGACCAACCACTAAATATTTCGAGAGAGAGGGCAATAGTTATCTTCAG ATGGTGAAACAACTTCAAGTGCTGGCGGGCTTGGAAGATCACAACATGTTCGTTTTGAACGAATTAAAAGGAGCCATGG GTATAATGCAGCATCACGACGCCATTACCGGCACGGAGAAGCAACACGTAACCCACGATTACGTCAGGCTGTTGGACGCGGCCATAGAGGACGCTATCACCATAGCTAGACAGGCTttcaa CAAGATGATCCAGGGTGACGCCCTCAAGCCGCCCATCCTCAGCTACGACCGCTGTCGGTTGAACGAGTCCAGCTGCCACACATCAGAACAGAGCCAACAGTTTGTT GTAACAGTGTACAACCATTTGGCGTGGCAAGTGAATGAACCCATCAGAATCCCTGTTTTGGATGGAAATTATGCTGTTTATGCGCCCAATG GCGATCTAATAGTATCCCAGCTAGTTGACATACCGGAAGCAGTGAAACGGCTGCCTTCAAGAAAATCTTCGGCTACCCACGAAATAGTTTTCATAGCTCACCTCCACCCACTCTCATACAAAAACTTCTACGTCaccaaaaaacacaaaataacaaaaagaaacatcgatttatctgaaaataaaaaacgtaAGAACGAATTTTACAACGACATTAATGACTATTGGAAGAAAATGAACGAAAAATCTTTTATTGACCTCAAAGCTATCGAAGACAATATTGGGAGCTTCAATAATGTTTACAAAGATGACGTGAAGGTACCTGAAGAGccgatttttattaaaaatggcGGCGATAGTGGAAGGGATTTCAaggattttaatattgatgttATGAAAGATAGCAAGAGTAGTTATAACCCTGATACAGAGCAGTTGGAGGAAATTATCAAAGAAGCAAGAAG ACTTATAGAAGACGCCAAACATACGTCAGCTCGCGGCCGAGCTGCCGTGTTTCCCAAGCTGAATGATGACGAGATGAGGATGTTGGCTGATGACCCTGGAGTCGTCGACCACTTCCCGGAGACTCTCTTTGTGCAGAATAAG caTATGAAGCTCGAGGTGAACGGTACGTCGGGCCAAATAATCCTTATTTCTCAACCGGACGGCACCGATATAAAATACAACATCAAATTCTATTACTACCCAGCCTGCGTTGGCGACAACTGGATCGCTGAAAGGCGGTCTTCTGGAGCTTATATCTTCAGACCCAACGGCACCAACCCTACTGAGGTCCCGACCTCGTACGTGAAAGGTGCTTCAGGACCTGTGGTTGACGAACTAAGGTCCGATAATAACGATTCAGTAGCCAACACCGTTAGGGTCTATAAAGACTTAAACTTCATTGAAAACGATTGGGTTGTGGGCCCTATCGACATTAGCGATGATGTAGGCAAAGAATTCATTGTTAGGTATATAACTGATATTGTGAACAACGGGGAATTTTATACAGACTCCAATGGAAGACAGATGTTGAAGAGGAAGTTGTTTCAGAGACCGCAATGGAATGTCTCCTTAGCCGAGCCTGTATCCGGGAATTACTATCCTGTTGTCAATAAAATTACTATCGAAGATGATAAAGCGAAAATTGCAGTTCTTACAGACAGGTCAGAAGGTGGGTCGGCCTTAACGGAAGGCCAAGTGGAACTCATGCTTCACAGAAGACTGTTGCACGACGATGCTTTTGGCGTAGGAGAGGCGTTGAATGAAACGGAATATGGCAAAGGCATGGTTGTTAGAGGGAGACACAGAATCTTCTTATCGAAGCCCGACAGCAAATCAAGTCacatagaagagaagaagttgGTGCTACAGTTCGATTTACAGCCTCAAGTTTTCATATCTGACGCTAAAGATTTGTCGCTAAACGATTGGAAGAAACTTAAAAATTCTTTTGCTTGGGCGAATGGGCTGCAAGAAGGCTTGCACTTACTGACTCTGGAGCCTTGGTTTGGCAGCACTCTGCTGCTGCGTTTGGAAAACTATTTGGAAATCGCCGACAGAGAGGACACGTCGATAAAAATAGACCTACAGTCAATCTTTAAGTGTATAAAAGTGAAATCTTACAGAGAAACAACATTAGCGGCTAATCATTGGATAT
- the LOC126379369 gene encoding lysosomal alpha-mannosidase-like isoform X1 codes for MLIPILLLVAGLVSGSPVLDLITPRHGETCGYESCTQAEDGVLNVHIVPHTHDDVGWLKTVDQYYYGSANSIQVAGVQYILDTVVKELWANPKRRFIYVETFFFWKWWVRQSDDVRHKVHVLVRQGRLQFVGGAWSMNDEAAAHYHSTVDQFTWGLSKLNQTFGPCGMPRVGWQIDPFGHAREFASLLAGMGYDGLFLGRIDYQDKMHRKREKHMEMLWRGDDDLGKSSDLFTGVLYNTYSPPPGFCFDILCRDEPIVDDPDSPMFNVDERVTSFLAYVKEQARNYRSNSIVLTMGGDFTYQDAGMYFKNLDMLIEYVNLKAAKDGLNVKLFYSTPDCYLKAVNDANPILPVKQDDFFPYASDSNAYWTGYFTSRPTTKYFEREGNSYLQMVKQLQVLAGLEDHNMFVLNELKGAMGIMQHHDAITGTEKQHVTHDYVRLLDAAIEDAITIARQAFNKMIQGDALKPPILSYDRCRLNESSCHTSEQSQQFVVTVYNHLAWQVNEPIRIPVLDGNYAVYAPNGDLIVSQLVDIPEAVKRLPSRKSSATHEIVFIAHLHPLSYKNFYVTKKHKITKRNIDLSENKKRKNEFYNDINDYWKKMNEKSFIDLKAIEDNIGSFNNVYKDDVKVPEEPIFIKNGGDSGRDFKDFNIDVMKDSKSSYNPDTEQLEEIIKEARRLIEDAKHTSARGRAAVFPKLNDDEMRMLADDPGVVDHFPETLFVQNKHMKLEVNGTSGQIILISQPDGTDIKYNIKFYYYPACVGDNWIAERRSSGAYIFRPNGTNPTEVPTSYVKGASGPVVDELRSDNNDSVANTVRVYKDLNFIENDWVVGPIDISDDVGKEFIVRYITDIVNNGEFYTDSNGRQMLKRKLFQRPQWNVSLAEPVSGNYYPVVNKITIEDDKAKIAVLTDRSEGGSALTEGQVELMLHRRLLHDDAFGVGEALNETEYGKGMVVRGRHRIFLSKPDSKSSHIEEKKLVLQFDLQPQVFISDAKDLSLNDWKKLKNSFAWANGLQEGLHLLTLEPWFGSTLLLRLENYLEIADREDTSIKIDLQSIFKCIKVKSYRETTLAANHWISDVKKWNWRTKDGFAKSFNEAYGNANVTKSRNEIYGNQDDGSKITIRAKQIRTFIVDYELM; via the exons ATGCTGATACCAATACTCCTGCTGGTGGCAGGCCTGGTCTCCGGGTCTCCGGTCCTCGACCTGATCACCCCGAGACACGGAGAGACCTGCGGCTATGAG AGCTGCACACAAGCTGAGGACGGCGTTTTAAATGTCCACATTGTGCCGCACACGCATGACGACGTCGGCTGGTTGAAGACCGTCGACCAATATTACTATGGCA GTGCCAATAGCATCCAAGTGGCTGGTGTCCAGTATATTTTGGATACTGTTGTTAAGGAACTGTGGGCAAACCCTAAACGAAG ATTCATATACGTGGAGACTTTCTTCTTCTGGAAATGGTGGGTGCGTCAGTCCGACGACGTACGACATAAG GTTCACGTGTTAGTGCGTCAGGGGCGGCTCCAGTTCGTTGGTGGCGCGTGGAGTATGAATGACGAAGCTGCAGCCCACTACCACTCCACTGTCGACCAGTTCACATGGGGCTTGAG CAAACTGAACCAGACATTTGGGCCGTGCGGTATGCCCCGTGTGGGGTGGCAGATCGACCCATTTGGCCACGCGAGGGAGTTCGCCTCTCTTTTAGCTGGCATGGG GTATGATGGGCTGTTCCTTGGCCGTATCGACTACCAGGACAAAATGCATAGGAAGAGGGAGAAACATATGGAGATGCTGTGGCGAGGAGACGATGACCTTG GTAAATCGTCAGATTTGTTCACTGGCGTTCTCTATAACACGTACTCCCCACCGCCGGGCTTCTGCTTCGACATACTCTGTCGTGACGAGCCCATCGTCGACGACCCGGACTCACCCATGTTCAATGTCGACGAGAGG GTGACGAGTTTTCTGGCGTACGTAAAAGAACAGGCGCGTAATTACCGCAGCAACAGTATAGTACTTACTATGGGGGGGGACTTCACCTACCAGGACGCCGGCATGTATTTCAAGAATCTCGATATGCTCATTGA aTATGTTAACTTAAAAGCAGCCAAAGATGGGCTTAATGTTAAATTGTTCTATTCTACGCCCGATTGTTATCTTAAAGCTGTCAATGATGCCAA CCCGATCCTACCTGTGAAGCAAGACGACTTCTTCCCGTACGCCAGCGACTCAAACGCGTACTGGACAGGCTACTTCACCTCCAGACCAACCACTAAATATTTCGAGAGAGAGGGCAATAGTTATCTTCAG ATGGTGAAACAACTTCAAGTGCTGGCGGGCTTGGAAGATCACAACATGTTCGTTTTGAACGAATTAAAAGGAGCCATGG GTATAATGCAGCATCACGACGCCATTACCGGCACGGAGAAGCAACACGTAACCCACGATTACGTCAGGCTGTTGGACGCGGCCATAGAGGACGCTATCACCATAGCTAGACAGGCTttcaa CAAGATGATCCAGGGTGACGCCCTCAAGCCGCCCATCCTCAGCTACGACCGCTGTCGGTTGAACGAGTCCAGCTGCCACACATCAGAACAGAGCCAACAGTTTGTT GTAACAGTGTACAACCATTTGGCGTGGCAAGTGAATGAACCCATCAGAATCCCTGTTTTGGATGGAAATTATGCTGTTTATGCGCCCAATG GCGATCTAATAGTATCCCAGCTAGTTGACATACCGGAAGCAGTGAAACGGCTGCCTTCAAGAAAATCTTCGGCTACCCACGAAATAGTTTTCATAGCTCACCTCCACCCACTCTCATACAAAAACTTCTACGTCaccaaaaaacacaaaataacaaaaagaaacatcgatttatctgaaaataaaaaacgtaAGAACGAATTTTACAACGACATTAATGACTATTGGAAGAAAATGAACGAAAAATCTTTTATTGACCTCAAAGCTATCGAAGACAATATTGGGAGCTTCAATAATGTTTACAAAGATGACGTGAAGGTACCTGAAGAGccgatttttattaaaaatggcGGCGATAGTGGAAGGGATTTCAaggattttaatattgatgttATGAAAGATAGCAAGAGTAGTTATAACCCTGATACAGAGCAGTTGGAGGAAATTATCAAAGAAGCAAGAAG ACTTATAGAAGACGCCAAACATACGTCAGCTCGCGGCCGAGCTGCCGTGTTTCCCAAGCTGAATGATGACGAGATGAGGATGTTGGCTGATGACCCTGGAGTCGTCGACCACTTCCCGGAGACTCTCTTTGTGCAGAATAAG caTATGAAGCTCGAGGTGAACGGTACGTCGGGCCAAATAATCCTTATTTCTCAACCGGACGGCACCGATATAAAATACAACATCAAATTCTATTACTACCCAGCCTGCGTTGGCGACAACTGGATCGCTGAAAGGCGGTCTTCTGGAGCTTATATCTTCAGACCCAACGGCACCAACCCTACTGAGGTCCCGACCTCGTACGTGAAAGGTGCTTCAGGACCTGTGGTTGACGAACTAAGGTCCGATAATAACGATTCAGTAGCCAACACCGTTAGGGTCTATAAAGACTTAAACTTCATTGAAAACGATTGGGTTGTGGGCCCTATCGACATTAGCGATGATGTAGGCAAAGAATTCATTGTTAGGTATATAACTGATATTGTGAACAACGGGGAATTTTATACAGACTCCAATGGAAGACAGATGTTGAAGAGGAAGTTGTTTCAGAGACCGCAATGGAATGTCTCCTTAGCCGAGCCTGTATCCGGGAATTACTATCCTGTTGTCAATAAAATTACTATCGAAGATGATAAAGCGAAAATTGCAGTTCTTACAGACAGGTCAGAAGGTGGGTCGGCCTTAACGGAAGGCCAAGTGGAACTCATGCTTCACAGAAGACTGTTGCACGACGATGCTTTTGGCGTAGGAGAGGCGTTGAATGAAACGGAATATGGCAAAGGCATGGTTGTTAGAGGGAGACACAGAATCTTCTTATCGAAGCCCGACAGCAAATCAAGTCacatagaagagaagaagttgGTGCTACAGTTCGATTTACAGCCTCAAGTTTTCATATCTGACGCTAAAGATTTGTCGCTAAACGATTGGAAGAAACTTAAAAATTCTTTTGCTTGGGCGAATGGGCTGCAAGAAGGCTTGCACTTACTGACTCTGGAGCCTTGGTTTGGCAGCACTCTGCTGCTGCGTTTGGAAAACTATTTGGAAATCGCCGACAGAGAGGACACGTCGATAAAAATAGACCTACAGTCAATCTTTAAGTGTATAAAAGTGAAATCTTACAGAGAAACAACATTAGCGGCTAATCATTGGATAT